In Flavobacterium cerinum, one genomic interval encodes:
- a CDS encoding heavy metal translocating P-type ATPase, producing MNTQNCFHCGNDIVKTEEILFEEKSFCCLGCKTVYEIFSQNDLTCYYDFEKAPGATPQEVLGKYDFLDKQEIISKLLEFEEENIHIVSLYIPHIHCSSCIWILENLQKLQKGISLSQVNFSRKKVRITYDPQITNLKSIVLLLNSIGYEPYISLENYEGIRKTVDRSLIYKIGVAFFCFGNIMLLSFPEYFEVGEYWIDQYKDFFRWLIFALSLPAFFYSGWGYYVSAWKSIQSKMLSIDIPIALGIIVMFVRSTVDIVFDYGQGFFDSMCGLIFFMLLGKLFQQKTYNFLSFERDYKSYFPIAVTKINKDGKEEATQVYDVGKGDRLLIRNQELIPVDGILISENAYIDYSFVTGEEVPIAKKSGDKIFAGGKQIGKVIEMEVLQTVSQSYLTQLWSNEVFQKKTDLKYKTITDSVSRYFTPALLLLAFVSFGYWIFIDTNTAFNVFTAILIVACPCALALTAPFTLGNVLRIMGNRKLYLKNATVIEQMAKVDTIVFDKTGTITSNKKSAIAYEGTPLREKEIDKLKNVLRASNHPLSRRLYDFLPATETLEVREFEEITGKGIRAIIGQQEIRLGSATFINLTELKKSEQTSVYVSIDGIYKGKFSFDNQYRDGLQQLFKRLGRNYKLTVLSGDNEGEKENLTKLLPPGTTLVFNQKPEQKLTYIRTLQEQGNNVMMIGDGLNDAGALVQSNVGISISENVNVFSPACDGILDAGQFSKISYFLNYAHNAMKTIMMSFGLSLLYNVVGLSFAVSGNLSPLVAAIIMPLSTITIVSFVTVMSNLYARKDFKR from the coding sequence ATGAATACGCAAAATTGTTTCCATTGTGGTAACGATATTGTAAAAACAGAAGAAATCCTTTTTGAAGAGAAGTCATTCTGCTGTCTGGGTTGTAAAACGGTATATGAAATTTTCAGCCAAAATGACCTGACCTGTTATTACGATTTCGAAAAAGCACCGGGTGCAACACCACAGGAAGTACTCGGAAAATATGATTTTCTGGATAAGCAGGAAATCATTTCTAAACTATTGGAATTTGAAGAAGAAAACATTCACATTGTTTCCCTTTATATTCCCCATATACATTGCAGTTCCTGTATCTGGATATTGGAAAACCTGCAAAAATTGCAAAAAGGAATTAGTTTATCACAAGTAAACTTTTCCCGGAAAAAAGTACGGATCACCTATGATCCGCAAATCACAAATCTGAAATCGATTGTATTGCTTCTCAATTCAATCGGATATGAACCGTATATAAGCCTTGAAAATTATGAAGGGATCAGGAAAACCGTCGACAGGAGTTTAATTTACAAAATTGGGGTAGCGTTTTTTTGTTTTGGAAATATAATGCTCCTGTCTTTTCCTGAATATTTTGAGGTCGGAGAATATTGGATTGATCAATATAAAGATTTTTTCCGTTGGTTGATTTTTGCCCTTTCACTTCCCGCATTTTTCTACTCCGGATGGGGCTATTATGTGTCAGCCTGGAAAAGTATTCAATCTAAAATGTTAAGCATTGATATCCCGATTGCATTGGGGATTATCGTAATGTTTGTCAGAAGTACTGTTGATATCGTTTTTGATTACGGACAAGGCTTTTTCGACAGTATGTGTGGTTTGATCTTCTTTATGCTGCTTGGTAAACTCTTCCAACAAAAAACGTATAACTTTTTATCATTCGAACGTGACTATAAATCTTATTTTCCTATTGCTGTTACCAAAATTAACAAAGATGGAAAAGAAGAAGCGACGCAGGTTTATGACGTTGGAAAAGGAGATCGTCTATTAATTCGCAATCAGGAATTAATACCGGTCGATGGGATACTGATTTCCGAAAACGCCTATATCGACTACAGTTTTGTAACCGGAGAAGAAGTGCCGATTGCTAAGAAATCGGGAGATAAAATCTTTGCCGGCGGAAAACAAATCGGTAAAGTAATCGAAATGGAGGTATTACAGACCGTTTCACAAAGTTACCTGACGCAATTATGGAGTAATGAGGTTTTCCAGAAAAAAACGGATTTAAAGTACAAAACCATTACTGATTCGGTCAGTCGTTATTTTACTCCGGCTTTATTACTACTAGCTTTTGTCTCCTTTGGTTACTGGATCTTTATTGATACCAATACGGCTTTTAATGTATTTACAGCAATATTAATTGTAGCCTGTCCGTGTGCATTGGCACTTACAGCTCCTTTTACATTGGGAAATGTACTTCGGATTATGGGCAATCGAAAATTATACCTGAAAAATGCAACGGTAATCGAACAAATGGCTAAGGTCGATACGATTGTATTCGACAAAACAGGAACGATTACATCCAATAAAAAATCGGCGATTGCTTATGAAGGAACACCGCTTCGGGAAAAGGAAATTGATAAACTGAAAAATGTTTTACGCGCTTCCAATCACCCGTTAAGCAGAAGGTTATATGATTTTCTACCGGCAACGGAAACTTTGGAAGTCCGGGAGTTTGAAGAAATAACCGGAAAAGGAATTCGTGCTATAATAGGACAACAGGAAATTCGTCTCGGATCGGCTACATTTATTAATCTGACTGAATTGAAAAAATCAGAACAAACAAGTGTATATGTCAGCATTGACGGGATTTACAAAGGAAAATTTTCATTCGACAATCAGTATCGTGACGGTTTGCAACAGTTATTCAAACGTTTGGGACGTAACTATAAGTTGACGGTTCTTTCGGGTGATAATGAAGGAGAAAAAGAAAACCTGACAAAATTGCTGCCACCGGGAACAACACTGGTCTTTAATCAGAAACCGGAACAAAAACTGACTTATATCCGAACATTGCAGGAGCAGGGTAATAATGTAATGATGATCGGTGACGGATTGAATGATGCAGGAGCATTGGTGCAAAGTAATGTCGGAATTTCAATTTCAGAAAATGTAAATGTCTTTTCTCCGGCTTGCGACGGAATACTGGATGCCGGTCAGTTTTCAAAAATCAGTTATTTTCTGAATTACGCTCACAATGCCATGAAAACGATTATGATGAGTTTCGGATTGTCGCTCCTTTATAATGTAGTAGGGCTGAGTTTTGCAGTTTCCGGCAATCTTTCGCCACTTGTAGCCGCTATTATTATGCCGTTAAGCACGATCACGATTGTCAGCTTTGTAACGGTTATGAGTAATCTCTACGCCCGAAAAGATTTTAAAAGATAA
- the ccoS gene encoding cbb3-type cytochrome oxidase assembly protein CcoS: MSVIYILISISIVVAALFLYVFIKAVRSGQFDDDYTPSVRMLFDDELQKNNKNKSETKTEKQN, encoded by the coding sequence ATGAGTGTCATTTACATTTTAATCTCCATCAGTATTGTTGTTGCTGCACTATTTCTGTATGTCTTTATAAAAGCAGTCAGAAGTGGCCAGTTTGACGATGATTATACACCATCGGTCCGAATGCTTTTCGATGATGAGCTTCAAAAGAACAACAAGAATAAATCAGAAACAAAAACAGAAAAACAAAACTAA
- the ccoN gene encoding cytochrome-c oxidase, cbb3-type subunit I, which yields MEVQQFYYDNKIVKKFLYASIVFGVVGMLVGLLVATMYLFPNLTDGISWLSYGRLRPLHTNAVIFAFVGNAIFAGVYYSLQRLLKTRMYSDVLSNINFWGWQLIIVAAAISLPLGYTTSKEYAELEWPIDIAIAIIWVVFGINMIMTILRRRERHLYVAIWFYLATFVTVAVLHIFNSLELPVSAMKSYSVYAGVQDALVQWWYGHNAVAFFLTTPFLGLMYYFVPKAANRPVYSYRLSIIHFWSLIFLYIWAGPHHLLYTALPDWAQNLGVVFSVMLIAPSWGGMINGLLTLRGVWDKVRTEPVLKFFVVAITGYGMATFEGPMLSLKNVNAIAHFTDWIVAHVHVGALAWNGFMTFGMIYWLIPRMTKTKLYSTKLANFHFWIGTLGIILYALPLYVAGFVQAQMWKQFNPDGSLVYGNFLETVKEIMPMYAMRAIGGTLFVIGLFVLVYNIIMTVKVGQKIEDELAEAPELQRISSGRLKGEKFHGWLERKPIQLTVLATIAILIGGIVQIIPTLVVKSNIPTITSVKPYTPLELEGRDLYIREGCVGCHSQMVRPFRSEVERYGEYSKSGEYVYDHPFLWGSKRTGPDLMRVGGKYSDNWHFNHMWDPQSTSAGSIMPGYKWLFDNKPMDYSKTEDKMRAMVKLGVPYSDQEIIDAQQSIKDQAQKIEKNLHADPDFVKSYEESKKNAAAKGETFVPMQDREIVALIAYLQRLGTDIKVKDVAENKN from the coding sequence ATGGAAGTGCAACAATTTTATTACGACAACAAAATTGTAAAGAAATTCCTCTACGCTTCAATCGTTTTTGGGGTAGTGGGAATGCTCGTCGGGCTCCTTGTAGCTACGATGTACCTATTTCCGAATTTAACCGATGGTATTTCCTGGTTAAGTTACGGACGTTTAAGACCGTTACATACAAACGCAGTTATTTTCGCCTTTGTTGGTAATGCCATCTTTGCCGGGGTTTATTATTCTTTACAGCGATTATTGAAAACCAGAATGTACAGTGATGTATTAAGTAACATCAACTTCTGGGGTTGGCAATTAATTATCGTTGCGGCTGCCATAAGTTTACCGTTAGGATATACAACTTCTAAAGAATATGCAGAGCTGGAATGGCCCATAGATATTGCCATTGCAATTATTTGGGTAGTATTTGGTATTAATATGATAATGACCATTTTGCGAAGAAGGGAGCGCCATTTATATGTCGCAATCTGGTTTTATCTGGCAACATTTGTGACCGTTGCAGTGCTGCATATCTTTAATAGTTTGGAATTACCGGTTAGTGCAATGAAAAGTTATTCGGTATACGCCGGAGTTCAGGATGCACTGGTACAATGGTGGTACGGACATAATGCGGTGGCTTTCTTCCTGACTACACCGTTCCTGGGACTAATGTATTACTTCGTTCCGAAAGCGGCCAACCGTCCGGTTTATTCCTACCGATTATCGATTATTCACTTTTGGTCACTGATCTTCCTTTATATCTGGGCAGGTCCACACCACTTATTATATACGGCTTTACCCGATTGGGCACAAAACTTAGGAGTAGTTTTCTCCGTAATGCTGATTGCTCCTTCATGGGGTGGTATGATTAACGGATTGCTAACCTTACGAGGTGTTTGGGATAAAGTAAGAACAGAACCGGTTTTAAAATTCTTCGTTGTAGCCATTACCGGTTATGGTATGGCCACTTTTGAAGGTCCGATGTTATCGCTTAAAAATGTAAATGCAATCGCTCACTTTACTGATTGGATCGTAGCACACGTTCACGTTGGAGCTCTGGCATGGAATGGTTTTATGACCTTCGGTATGATCTATTGGTTGATCCCGCGAATGACCAAAACAAAGTTATATTCAACTAAACTGGCCAATTTCCATTTCTGGATCGGAACTTTAGGTATCATTTTATATGCCTTACCGTTATATGTAGCCGGGTTTGTTCAGGCGCAAATGTGGAAACAGTTTAATCCGGACGGTTCATTGGTATACGGTAACTTCCTGGAAACTGTAAAAGAAATTATGCCGATGTATGCCATGAGAGCAATCGGAGGAACATTGTTTGTAATCGGTTTATTTGTATTGGTTTATAACATCATAATGACAGTTAAAGTAGGTCAGAAAATTGAAGATGAATTGGCTGAAGCTCCGGAACTGCAAAGAATATCAAGCGGACGTTTAAAAGGTGAAAAATTCCACGGATGGTTGGAAAGAAAACCGATCCAGTTAACCGTTCTCGCTACGATTGCCATTCTGATAGGAGGTATTGTGCAGATTATTCCAACGTTGGTTGTAAAATCCAATATACCGACAATTACAAGTGTAAAACCGTATACACCATTGGAATTAGAAGGACGTGATTTATATATCCGTGAAGGATGTGTGGGATGTCACTCGCAAATGGTTCGTCCGTTCCGATCTGAAGTAGAACGCTACGGAGAATACTCTAAATCCGGAGAATATGTATACGATCACCCGTTCCTTTGGGGATCAAAAAGAACCGGACCGGACTTAATGCGTGTAGGTGGAAAATATTCAGATAACTGGCATTTTAACCATATGTGGGATCCGCAAAGTACTTCAGCCGGATCAATCATGCCGGGGTATAAATGGTTATTCGATAATAAACCGATGGATTATTCGAAAACAGAAGATAAAATGAGAGCGATGGTAAAATTAGGAGTACCGTACAGCGATCAGGAAATTATCGATGCACAACAAAGTATTAAAGATCAGGCTCAAAAAATCGAAAAGAATTTACATGCCGATCCGGACTTTGTAAAAAGTTATGAAGAAAGCAAAAAGAATGCTGCGGCAAAAGGTGAAACTTTCGTACCGATGCAGGATCGCGAAATTGTAGCATTGATTGCTTATCTACAACGCCTGGGAACCGATATTAAAGTAAAAGACGTAGCGGAAAATAAAAACTAA
- a CDS encoding CcoQ/FixQ family Cbb3-type cytochrome c oxidase assembly chaperone, with product MLKFIKHNMDTISGIEIYPIISLLIFFLFFVGLYFWVFTYKKEKITEMSNIPFEDQDMANNQ from the coding sequence ATGCTAAAGTTCATCAAACACAATATGGATACCATTTCAGGAATTGAAATCTATCCGATTATCTCACTGCTTATTTTCTTCCTGTTTTTTGTAGGACTCTACTTTTGGGTATTTACATACAAAAAAGAGAAAATCACAGAAATGAGTAATATCCCTTTTGAGGATCAGGACATGGCCAACAATCAATAA
- a CDS encoding cbb3-type cytochrome c oxidase N-terminal domain-containing protein, protein MKKYFPVYVRIPVLFALFFMAMEFFIDSGDRPAFIKFPIVSLILLLFLFVLIAMEIVLKATNNVLDALLTEEQRKQKEIEENLPLAETPFVKGLLQKLTRSRKIEEEGELMMDHDYDGIKELDNVLPPWWVYLFYACIAFAFIYLVKFHILGYDDQTTEFEKEMAEAKIAVEEYKKTAPDLMDKEKVTLLTDATSLAAGKAIFETNCIACHRNDGGGGIGPNLTDDHWILGGGIKNVFNTIMEGGRDGKGMVSWKAIIKPSDIQKVASYVLSLQGSNPKEGKAPEGDVWKDDSAPATEAAKPADSLKTAAVTLN, encoded by the coding sequence ATGAAAAAGTATTTTCCAGTATATGTTAGAATTCCGGTTTTATTCGCCCTTTTCTTTATGGCGATGGAATTCTTTATCGACTCCGGCGACAGACCCGCTTTTATCAAGTTTCCTATCGTATCACTGATTTTATTGTTGTTCCTGTTTGTACTGATCGCAATGGAAATCGTTTTAAAAGCAACGAACAATGTTCTGGATGCGCTGTTAACAGAAGAACAACGTAAACAGAAAGAAATAGAAGAGAACCTTCCGCTGGCAGAAACACCGTTTGTAAAAGGGTTACTTCAAAAACTGACCCGTTCCCGTAAAATTGAAGAAGAAGGGGAACTGATGATGGATCACGATTATGACGGAATTAAAGAATTGGACAATGTATTACCGCCTTGGTGGGTTTATCTTTTCTACGCTTGTATTGCCTTCGCTTTTATTTATCTGGTAAAATTCCATATTCTGGGTTATGACGATCAGACTACGGAATTTGAAAAAGAAATGGCTGAAGCCAAAATTGCAGTGGAAGAATACAAAAAAACGGCTCCGGATTTAATGGATAAAGAAAAAGTAACATTGTTAACCGATGCTACATCATTAGCCGCCGGTAAAGCCATCTTTGAAACTAACTGTATTGCATGTCACCGAAATGACGGCGGTGGTGGTATCGGACCGAACTTAACGGATGATCACTGGATATTAGGCGGTGGTATTAAAAATGTATTCAATACCATCATGGAAGGTGGTCGTGACGGAAAAGGAATGGTATCCTGGAAAGCGATTATCAAACCGTCTGACATTCAGAAAGTGGCCAGTTATGTGTTAAGCTTACAAGGTTCAAATCCAAAAGAAGGAAAAGCTCCGGAAGGAGATGTATGGAAAGATGACAGTGCTCCGGCAACGGAAGCAGCTAAACCGGCAGATAGTCTTAAAACTGCTGCTGTAACCTTAAATTAA
- the ccoG gene encoding cytochrome c oxidase accessory protein CcoG, producing the protein MSDLPDESFRDSIGTIDKEGKRAWVFPKIPKGKFYDKRKLVSYFLLAFLFSAPFIKINGNQFLLFNVLDRKFNFFGFPFWPQDFHLVVISMIVGVVFVTLFTVAFGRIFCGWICPQTIFMEMVFRRIEFWIDGDRGAQMRLAKQEWNAEKIRKRLLKWVVFFIMSFLIANVFLAYLVGSDHVLEMVKQGPFHNTNTLLALLIFTAVFYFVFAWLREQVCIIACPYGRLQGVLLDNKSIVVAYDHVRGEGESGRARFRKNEDRTQLGKGDCIDCKQCVNVCPTGIDIRNGTQLECINCTACIDECDHMMESVNLPKGLIRYASEDEIVKKEKFVFTARMKGYVAVLVILTGVFVGMLFLRNDVEATVLRLPGQLYERKGENISNVFTYKIVNKTVKDFDKVHFKLVDPKGKIIVVGKPQFQIKKEGLAQGTMFIEIHPAFLKGDKTKITIEVFDGDNLIETTTTNFLGPRSFN; encoded by the coding sequence ATGTCTGATTTACCCGATGAAAGTTTTAGAGATAGTATCGGAACTATCGATAAAGAAGGGAAAAGAGCCTGGGTCTTTCCGAAGATTCCAAAAGGGAAATTTTATGATAAAAGAAAGCTGGTCAGCTATTTTCTGTTAGCCTTCTTATTTTCAGCTCCTTTTATTAAAATTAACGGGAATCAATTCCTGTTGTTCAATGTGCTGGATCGGAAGTTTAATTTTTTCGGATTCCCGTTCTGGCCACAGGATTTTCACCTGGTAGTGATTTCCATGATTGTAGGTGTTGTATTTGTTACGCTCTTTACAGTTGCTTTCGGACGTATTTTCTGCGGATGGATTTGCCCGCAAACGATTTTTATGGAAATGGTTTTCAGAAGAATCGAATTCTGGATCGACGGTGATCGCGGCGCACAAATGCGATTGGCGAAACAGGAATGGAATGCCGAAAAAATTAGAAAACGCCTGCTAAAATGGGTAGTATTCTTTATCATGTCGTTCTTAATTGCTAATGTATTTCTGGCGTATCTGGTTGGAAGTGATCACGTACTGGAAATGGTAAAGCAAGGACCGTTTCACAATACAAATACTTTGTTAGCCTTATTAATTTTTACAGCGGTATTCTATTTTGTATTTGCCTGGCTTAGAGAACAAGTATGTATTATCGCTTGTCCTTACGGAAGATTACAAGGTGTTCTGCTGGATAACAAATCAATTGTTGTGGCCTATGACCATGTTCGGGGAGAAGGCGAAAGCGGTAGAGCCAGGTTTCGTAAAAACGAAGATCGTACACAATTGGGAAAAGGCGATTGTATCGACTGTAAACAATGTGTAAATGTATGTCCTACAGGAATTGATATCCGAAACGGAACACAATTGGAATGTATCAATTGTACGGCTTGTATCGACGAATGTGATCATATGATGGAAAGCGTAAACTTACCGAAAGGTCTGATTCGATACGCTTCTGAAGATGAAATTGTAAAAAAAGAAAAATTCGTTTTCACAGCCCGAATGAAAGGTTATGTAGCGGTATTAGTCATACTGACCGGAGTTTTTGTCGGAATGTTATTTCTGAGAAACGATGTGGAAGCTACCGTTTTACGATTACCGGGACAATTATACGAACGAAAAGGAGAAAATATCAGTAATGTATTTACTTATAAAATAGTGAACAAGACAGTTAAAGATTTTGATAAGGTACATTTTAAACTGGTTGATCCAAAAGGAAAAATCATTGTAGTTGGAAAACCGCAATTTCAAATCAAAAAAGAAGGATTGGCACAAGGAACGATGTTTATTGAAATCCATCCGGCTTTTCTGAAAGGAGATAAAACAAAAATAACGATTGAAGTCTTTGACGGAGACAATTTGATTGAAACAACAACAACTAATTTTTTAGGACCGAGAAGTTTTAATTAA
- a CDS encoding FixH family protein translates to MKVNWGTSIVIAFALFMTFILYFVFKVQSDKNYDHEMVTEEYYKKEMSFQQQLDKEQNAAGLTEKVTVSTAPEGIIITFPESFNKANIKGKVSLYRPSNQKLDFEVPISLSASNLLIPKTNLVDGRWDISIDWEYEGKAYLNKLVVNL, encoded by the coding sequence ATGAAAGTAAATTGGGGAACCAGTATCGTAATCGCTTTCGCCTTGTTCATGACTTTTATCCTGTATTTTGTTTTTAAAGTACAATCGGATAAAAACTATGATCACGAAATGGTTACAGAAGAATATTATAAAAAAGAAATGAGCTTTCAACAACAGCTCGATAAAGAACAGAATGCGGCCGGTTTAACTGAAAAAGTAACCGTGTCCACAGCACCCGAAGGTATTATAATTACTTTTCCCGAAAGTTTTAATAAAGCCAATATAAAAGGAAAAGTGTCCCTGTACAGACCGTCTAACCAGAAACTGGATTTCGAAGTTCCGATCTCGTTATCCGCTTCAAATTTGCTCATACCTAAAACAAATTTGGTTGACGGTCGCTGGGACATATCCATCGATTGGGAATATGAAGGAAAAGCCTATTTAAACAAGCTAGTAGTCAATTTGTAA
- a CDS encoding sulfite exporter TauE/SafE family protein, with translation MLLSAFIFGLVSSLHCIGMCGPIAMMLPVDRNNPAKKVIQILLYHSGRLTAYASLGLVFGILGKGLYLAGLQQQMSIIAGILMIAIVLIPEKILARYNFSKPVYRIISKVKSSLGQQFKKKSYKALFTIGLLNGFLPCGLVYAALFGAIAMQNETLGVVYMVLYGLGTIPMMSMVVYFSNWISLPIRNKIGKVIPYVAVCIGMLFILRGLGLGIPYISPGNMSLFVRGEAHCG, from the coding sequence ATGTTACTGTCTGCTTTTATATTCGGTTTGGTTAGTAGTCTGCATTGTATCGGAATGTGCGGACCCATTGCCATGATGTTGCCGGTTGACCGAAATAATCCGGCTAAAAAAGTAATCCAGATCCTGTTGTATCATAGTGGTCGTTTAACGGCTTATGCTTCATTAGGACTGGTTTTTGGTATTTTAGGTAAAGGGTTGTATTTGGCCGGTTTACAACAACAAATGTCCATTATTGCCGGTATTCTGATGATCGCAATTGTCTTGATTCCGGAAAAAATACTCGCCCGTTATAATTTTTCAAAACCGGTTTACCGCATCATTTCAAAAGTAAAAAGTAGCCTTGGTCAGCAGTTTAAAAAGAAAAGCTATAAAGCGCTTTTTACAATAGGTCTTTTAAACGGATTTCTGCCATGCGGACTCGTTTATGCGGCGCTCTTCGGTGCTATAGCCATGCAAAACGAAACATTAGGAGTAGTCTATATGGTATTATACGGACTGGGAACGATCCCGATGATGAGCATGGTTGTTTATTTTTCCAATTGGATTAGCTTGCCTATTCGCAATAAAATAGGAAAAGTGATTCCTTATGTAGCGGTATGCATCGGGATGCTCTTTATATTAAGAGGTCTCGGATTAGGAATTCCGTATATCTCTCCGGGTAATATGAGTTTATTCGTAAGAGGGGAAGCACATTGCGGTTAA
- a CDS encoding uracil-DNA glycosylase family protein has protein sequence MDLLLNQINACTLCQASLPYPPKPILAFSNSSRILIVGQAPGRKAHDSGIPWNDASGEELRRWLDVDRYQFYDPSLFGIVPMGFCFPGTGKSGDLPPRPECAPTWHPQILTELTNIKLILLIGFYAQSYYLRSNSYRTLTENVLHYKEFLPDYFPLVHPSPRNRIWQKKNPWFEEEIIPELRQQVREALVL, from the coding sequence ATGGATTTATTGTTAAACCAAATAAATGCCTGTACTTTATGTCAAGCTTCACTTCCCTATCCTCCCAAACCGATACTCGCTTTTAGTAATTCATCCCGAATTCTAATTGTCGGACAGGCTCCGGGTCGAAAGGCGCATGATAGCGGTATTCCGTGGAATGATGCCAGCGGAGAAGAGCTACGAAGATGGCTTGATGTAGATCGGTATCAGTTTTATGATCCTTCCCTATTTGGTATTGTCCCTATGGGATTTTGTTTTCCGGGAACCGGCAAATCGGGTGATTTACCTCCGAGACCGGAATGTGCTCCGACATGGCATCCGCAGATTTTGACTGAACTTACGAATATAAAGTTGATTTTATTGATCGGATTTTATGCACAATCCTATTATTTGAGAAGTAATTCTTATCGGACACTAACCGAAAATGTATTGCATTATAAGGAATTTTTACCCGATTATTTTCCGTTGGTTCATCCATCGCCGCGCAATCGCATCTGGCAAAAAAAGAATCCCTGGTTTGAAGAAGAAATTATTCCGGAGTTACGACAACAGGTTCGCGAGGCTTTGGTTCTTTAA